Within Leguminivora glycinivorella isolate SPB_JAAS2020 chromosome 26, LegGlyc_1.1, whole genome shotgun sequence, the genomic segment agaCGACTGCTCACGTTTTTGACcggcagtaactgtgaggtaaccgagagggggtgggcggcactgaTGGAAGGAAACGATGACTTGGCTATGAAGATGGTTTATTACATGAACGGAGAACGGAAGACACTGATACAATTTAGGATGTTAATAGTAGTAGGATCGAAACAAGAATGAATTCCCAACGCACCAGAACATTCATCTGactttttattcaaacatttaaattatgttCTAAGTGCGTTTATGTGGTTACCTAACATTTTCTTTGGTTTACAAAGCATGCTGATTTTTCCAACACTGGCCCTTAAACCAAAAACAGTCTTGTTTCAACACACAAACAAATTCATAACTAAAGAAGTGACCTACACTTCACAGTAACAATAAATCAATTAACAAAAACATATGCACTGAACTTTCGCTACAATGCATCAACTAAGTTCAGTTATTCACATTATGAATTGTAATTATATTGATATGCAATcatttaaatatcatgtaatCACTATCATGTATAAGCAAACTAAcaagtaactgaaataaccatGATGGTAATTACATTAAGAACACATTCTTAACTATCAAATAAATACAGAGTTTTAACGCATTTACTTACATGAAAGTAACATGAGCTGTCTCACAAACTTATAGTGTTTAACTTTACACAACGCCTTTGTCAGTATATCTGCCAACATATCATTTGTATTAAGATACTCAATAGTAATCGTATTACTATTCACAAGTTGCCGAATAAAGTGGTGGCGAATATCTATATGCTTACTCCTAGCATGATGTAAAGAGTTCCTACACAATTTCTGCGCTGACTGATTGTCATTGAAAATTGTCGGCACAATTTCTTCGTTAATAATTTCTTTTAGAAATGTACGAATAAACAAACCCTCTTTACAGGAGTTCGACAAAGAATAGTATTCGGCTTCGGTTGAGCTAAGGCTAACTGTTTTTTGTTTACAACTTGCCCAAGTAACAATTGACTCACCTACTTTGAAGACATATCCCGTGTACGACCACCTGTCCACGGTGTCTCCACCCCAGTCTGCATCTGCGAATCCAGTGATGTCCAGCTGCTTGCCTTTCTTAAAAGTCAAACGGAGATCCATGGTACCTTTCAAGTAGCGCAGGACTCTTTTCGCCGCTTTCCAGTGGGTCTCTGTAAATGATTCATTAAATTGACTTAAGTAGCTGACTGCGTACGCAATGTCTGGTCGGGTACAGATAGCAATATACATTAGTGAACCTACTAAACCTCTATAATCATAGGTATCATCTCTTTGATTTCCCTTAGGTAAATTAAGTCCGGTTTCCATAGGAGTAGGTGAACACTTACATTCTTCCATTTTATATTTCTTCAGCACCATCGCGATATAGTTCGATTGATCAAGAGTAATTTGGTTTTCTTCCCTACACAATCTCATACCTAATACTTGATGAGCTGGCCCTAGATCTGTCATGTCAAATTCTTTCATTAACTTGACTTTGACATCTAGCTTATCACGTTCATTAATTACCTGTTGAAAACAATATGATGTCGTCAACGTAAAGAGCAATGATTATAAGCGACCCCTTTTGGCGCTGAAAATAGACACAAGGCTCAGATGACGACTTCTTGAACTTCAACTTATTACAGAGAACATGATCAATCTTCTCGTACCATGCCTTTGAAGCTTGTTTCAACCCGTAAATagctttatttaatttgtagaCCTTACTTTCTTGACCTTTAACTACAAAGCGTTCACCGTTCAATCCACGTTTCACTTTGAACACCCATTTGCATTTGACAGGTTTTTGTGACTCTCGTCGATCTGTCAATGTCCAACATTTGTTCTTAATAAATGAGTTGTACTCACAAGACATAGCTTCTTTCCAATTGTCTGCATCTGGACCACTCAGTGCTTCTCGTACAGTTCGTGGAGCATCTGGATCGCACGTACCCGCCAATAATCCGGAAAGTATCGAACCCGATGAACTGTCATATTCCGAAGTTTCCGTACTCTCCTCCTCTGGAATATAAGTTTTATCGGCCGGATCATCACATTCACTAGAGCTAGACGAATCATGAATTGTGATCGTACTCGTTCGATCGCTTGTATTCTGAGAATTTGTTATCAAATTAGCAACATCAGACGTTCCACTCACTACAGATGTTTCTGTTTGTACAGAAGATGGGTCAGACAATTTGAactcaacatttttatttacatctgCACTTTTAGTTTGTGTAAATATTTCAGTTGACACAATGACACTGTCAATGCCATCATTTGATGCTTTTTCAATGAACGTATTTTCTAAAAAGGTTACATCTCGGGCTTTGATGCATTTTGTTGGTTGTTCCGGGTCTACGAGCCTGTAACCCTTTGTATGCTCACAATACCCaacaaaaatgtactttttgcaTTTCGGATCTAATTTCGAACGCTTTGAAGTCATAGCATAAGCCACAGAACCAAAGATACGTAAATGACTCAGTGATACCTTTTTGCCACTCCACTTTTCTTCAGAAGTGCTCCCCAGTACAGCTTTCGTAGGACAACGGTTCTTAACGTAGACTGCCGTGTTGACAGCTTCCGCCCAAAATTCGTTGCTCAGGCCTGCATCTTGTAGCATGCACCTTGCCGCCTGCATCACTGTCCTGTTCGCGCGCTCCGCGACCCCGTTCTGGGCAGCGCAGCCAGGAACTGTTGTTTGATGCACGATGCCATTGCTCCTGAGGTATGCCTGAAAAGCAGAACTGGTGTATTCCCCTCCGTTGTCGCTGCGTAGCGATTTTATCCTTTTACCTGTCTGGTTCTCCACTAAAGCCTTAAACTCTTTGAACCTATCAAATACTTcaccttttttatttaaaaagtacaCAAACGTCTTCCTAGAATAATCATCTATGAAGAGCAAAAAATATCTAGCACCGCTGAATGAGGCCGATGGTAGCGGTCCACAGACGTCTGTATGCACTAAACCCAGGACCTCTTTAGCCCTGTTGTGAGATTTCTTCGGAAACGGTACCTTACTCGCTTTGCCTTGGACACACGCTATACACGTTTCAAAATCTCTACTATCATACGATATACCAGAAGCCATACCTTTTCTTAAAAGTTCCATGCTTCTTCTGTTGAGATGCGAAAGACGACGATGCCAAACTTTCTCTGAAGCTGCAGAGACAGTTTCGTCGCTAGAAACCGCACGCTCCTCCTCCACTGCTGCGTTGGCCACCTGTTTGTTCTGTAAAGGAACCTTCGAACAAGCCTCAACAGTGTCAAGGATATACACGTCATTTTTCAAAGTAGCCGTCGCGGCAATAACCCCATTATCTAAAATTTCACAACCATCGGAGTCGAATACTATCTTATAGCCTTTTTTAGCCATGGCACTTACTGACAATAAGTTAGCTGCTaagttaggtacataatacacgTCACTTATAGTCTTTACATTGCCATCACGTTGTTCCACGTTAACATTGCCTCTACCAGCCGTAAATAGTTTATCTCCGTTAGCCACAGTCACTTGCAACGATTTATCTGACTTCATGTCACTCATCATGTTCACATCTCGACAAAGATGACTCGCCGACCCACTGTCCACGTACCAAAGATCACTTTCAACGTTCACCGACAGCGCCGTGAGCAGAACCTTTGACGATGACATCACCTTGCTACTTTTCTTTTTGTTTAACGTCGGACAATCTTTCTTGATATGTCCCATCTTTTTACAAGCAAAATACCTGGGAGGCTTCCTCGCAGCCGCCAGAGCTGTAACTCCATCTCCGTCGCGTTTGCTGTCCTCACGTCGCAACGTCTCTTGCAGCAACTTCGCCGATACAACTTCGCTAGTCAACTTGAGGTCTGAGTTCTCAATTGCCATGATCAGCGGGTCGTAGTCCTCAGGAAGTCCGCTCAGCATGATTACCGCAACAAAGTCATCATCCAACTTTGCATCGATATCTTGTAACTGTTGTGCGACGTTCGTGATTCTGTTTACATATTTTTCCATACTTTGACATTCCGTCAACTTTGTGCTAAACAAAGTTCGCAACAGGCCTAGTCTCCGACATAATCCCTTATCTTCATAAGCATTCTGAAGATTCTTCCATGCTTTGTGTGCCGAGGTCACGTTCCTTATGTGCACGAAGGCCGTCGACTGCACGGATAATGCAATGCGTGCGAGCGCTTTCTGGCTTTTCTTCGCATCTTCGGATTTTTTCTCGTCAACCTCTTTTTCCACAAATTCCCATAGATCTTCGTGAATCAACACCATTTTCATCATAAATTTCCAAGAACTATAGTTTTCAATTCCCTTTAGTTTTTCCATTACGAGTGGAGCTGAGGAACTTATACTGGACGACGCCATTGCCGTCGGCAACCGTATTAACTATATTCACTTTTTATCGCTCAAAACTTGATTTTTATTGGAAGAGCGCAGGCCCATGACCTGATGGAAGGAAACGATGACTTGGCTATGAAGATGGTTTATTACATGAACGGAGAACGGAAGACACTGATACAATTTAGGATGTTAATAGTAGTAGGATCGAAACAAGAATGAATTCCCAACGCACCAGAACATTCATCTGactttttattcaaacatttaaattatgttctaagtgcgtttatgtggttacctaacattttctttggtttacaaagcatgctgatttttccatttttcagcggggagcgggagtggccacgatagtactctttattatactgtgatctAATAGACAATACTAAGTATAATGTATAACGTAGTATAagaacgttttcacattatccggatatcggaaggatattaaaggcaaaaatcaaagatggcgccttcaATTGTAAGGATATCAGTCTGATATCGGATCTTATTCTGTGAAAGCGCACTAATGGCTCCGGGTAGTCACCAagcaaaatgtttttttcattCGTAATTTCACGGAAACGATCGTATTTGTCGTATTTGCTCAGACAATGGTTTTCCGTAGTAATACGAAGGaataattttttcccctcactagctcggaaacacgtgtattgtcctttaataccagcgggtaaaaacgcattttatccactagtgggtaaagtaatttgaccttgaataaagtcaaattaactgctttaaaattgatataagtaggtgaatctagtaataaagatgatttaccacctgtggaactactgaaagcagtgataaacgcattttttgcgttgtagttttctcgctatagtgaggggaaaagttttgtgttacactcgggtgcaaatgtattttacttctcgtgtgttaaaaaactcgcaagttcaggattatattctcgaactactcgcttcgctcgtggttcaactatagaatcctttcacttgctcgtttttcaattccacactcggcgttaaaatacaactttgcccccttgtataacaaataactattgcactttatttcttaattctttacaactagggaacaaatcaaattattttattgaatatttttttatttatactttttcaAGTAattacactactatatataaattactagcttttgtccgcggcttcgctcgcgttagaaagagaaaaaaatagcctatgtcactctccatcccttcaactatatccacttaaaaatcacgtcaattcgtcgctccgttttgccgtgaaagacggacaaacaaacagacacacacactttcccatttataatattagtatggatatggataaattgaaatagatatcatatcaTACGCGAatgaaaaaacgacaaggcccactggtggccgagtcgGGAATCGAACCGAAGCCGCGTAAGCCGAAGACCCGGGTGCGATTCCCGGctaggccaccagtgggccttgtcctcttttctttcgtgtatgatatctatttcaatttataattatgacttCTTTGTTTCAGATGCTGGTATAGGCGCACTATGTGGTGTTTCGGTGGACCACCGTGAAATCTGCAAGCCTTCTAGCCGACACTGCATTCTTTATACAGAACTAAAAGCGCTTATACACGCCGCTTTAGAAAAGTGCGGgaagtagcgccatctagtagtGAATAGCTGAACAACAATTGATATTTTGTGGTATAGTTATAAACTTAAATATTGCTCCGATGGTGGTATATTCATGCGAGACGTTCTCAGATATGTcgataatataatatttgaG encodes:
- the LOC125239728 gene encoding uncharacterized protein LOC125239728, which encodes MSSSKVLLTALSVNVESDLWYVDSGSASHLCRDVNMMSDMKSDKSLQVTVANGDKLFTAGRGNVNVEQRDGNVKTISDVYYVPNLAANLLSVSAMAKKGYKIVFDSDGCEILDNGVIAATATLKNDVYILDTVEACSKVPLQNKQVANAAVEEERAVSSDETVSAASEKVWHRRLSHLNRRSMELLRKGIPQEQWHRASNNSSWLRCPERGRGAREQDSDAGGKVHATRCRPEQRILGGSCQHGSLR